The Geobacter sp. AOG2 genome includes a window with the following:
- a CDS encoding mechanosensitive ion channel family protein: MVTADTLNMLLTSACLLVASAVIGLIMEKFVLHRLEALTRRTAWEGDEIIITSLRGLTFYACFLAGSYGVSQFLHLNGRIRDISGKLLLVLFLLLITVFLMRLAAGFVSHYAKKAVLPATSIFINLAKAIAFSMGALIILQSLGISITPILTALGVGGLAVALALQDTLSNIFSGLHIIATRQIRQGDYIRLDGGEEGYVTDITWRNTVVQTLPNNMVLVPNSKLAGAIVTNYHLPDTEMGLLVQVGVSYDSNLEEVERVTIEVAREALQDVQGGIHAFEPFIRYHTFADFSINFTVILRCVEYVDQYLLKHEFIKKLHRRYRDEGIEIPFPIRTVHIKGETSETSETSETRD; encoded by the coding sequence ATGGTAACGGCAGATACGTTGAATATGTTGCTTACGTCAGCCTGTCTATTGGTAGCGAGCGCAGTCATTGGCTTGATCATGGAAAAATTTGTCCTGCACCGCCTCGAAGCCTTGACACGACGCACGGCCTGGGAGGGTGACGAGATCATAATCACCTCTCTCAGGGGCCTCACCTTCTACGCCTGTTTTCTGGCAGGCAGCTATGGCGTATCCCAGTTTCTTCACCTGAATGGCCGAATACGCGACATTTCAGGCAAGCTGCTTCTCGTTCTTTTCCTGCTGCTGATCACGGTGTTCCTGATGCGTTTGGCCGCTGGGTTTGTGTCGCACTATGCCAAAAAAGCCGTACTCCCCGCCACGTCAATCTTCATAAACTTGGCCAAGGCCATTGCCTTTTCAATGGGCGCCCTGATCATTCTGCAATCCCTTGGCATCTCCATCACGCCGATTCTGACCGCCCTCGGCGTGGGTGGACTTGCAGTAGCGTTGGCTCTGCAGGATACCTTGTCAAATATTTTTTCCGGTCTGCACATCATTGCCACCCGGCAAATTCGTCAAGGCGACTACATACGCCTGGACGGCGGCGAGGAGGGGTATGTCACCGACATCACCTGGCGTAATACGGTGGTTCAAACCTTGCCCAACAATATGGTGTTGGTCCCCAATTCCAAACTTGCCGGGGCCATCGTCACCAACTACCACCTCCCCGATACGGAAATGGGTCTGCTTGTCCAAGTCGGCGTGAGCTATGACAGCAACCTGGAGGAAGTTGAACGGGTAACTATCGAAGTGGCGCGGGAGGCGCTGCAGGACGTTCAAGGAGGCATCCATGCTTTCGAGCCTTTCATCCGCTACCATACCTTTGCCGACTTCAGTATAAATTTTACGGTAATCCTGCGCTGCGTGGAATATGTAGACCAGTATCTCCTCAAACACGAGTTTATCAAAAAGTTGCATCGCCGTTATCGCGATGAAGGGATCGAAATTCCTTTCCCCATCCGGACTGTTCACATTAAGGGCGAGACAAGTGAGACAAGTGAGACAAGTGAGACAAGAGACTAA
- the ablB gene encoding putative beta-lysine N-acetyltransferase, whose product MSDMIKTIGRSIIQHGPTNDRVYLMKLHADDATDFAEYLDRLACSRGYSKVFAKVPRWSVARFVAAGYEVEASIPDFFPDGVAACFMGKYFTDARKLEPQPQLVQEVLAVARAQEPSYRVKELPGDFTMRMAREEDTVRMAEVYREVFATYPFPIHEPGFLQAAMHGGTVFFGIWKGERIVALASAEIDSSSRSAEMTDFATLPEYRGHGFALHLLQQVQKIAQSRGVRLFFTIARAYSFGMNVTFARSGYRYGGTLTNNTNISGNLESMNVWYKTVPDQVAP is encoded by the coding sequence ATGAGTGATATGATCAAAACCATAGGCCGCTCCATCATCCAGCATGGACCAACCAACGACCGGGTCTACCTGATGAAGCTCCACGCTGACGATGCCACCGACTTTGCCGAGTATCTGGACCGACTGGCCTGTTCTCGCGGCTATTCCAAGGTATTCGCAAAGGTCCCGAGATGGAGTGTAGCCCGCTTTGTTGCCGCTGGGTACGAAGTAGAGGCATCGATACCGGATTTTTTCCCCGATGGGGTCGCCGCCTGTTTTATGGGGAAGTACTTCACCGATGCCCGCAAGCTTGAACCTCAACCGCAGCTTGTCCAAGAGGTCCTGGCGGTTGCCCGGGCGCAGGAACCCTCATACCGAGTCAAAGAACTCCCGGGAGACTTCACCATGCGGATGGCCCGTGAAGAAGACACCGTCAGGATGGCGGAGGTCTATCGCGAGGTGTTCGCTACCTACCCGTTCCCTATCCACGAGCCCGGTTTTCTCCAGGCGGCCATGCATGGCGGCACTGTGTTTTTCGGCATCTGGAAGGGGGAACGGATCGTCGCCCTGGCCTCCGCTGAAATAGATTCTTCATCCCGGTCGGCAGAGATGACCGATTTTGCGACCCTGCCCGAATATCGCGGTCACGGCTTTGCCCTTCATCTGCTGCAGCAAGTGCAAAAAATAGCACAATCACGTGGAGTCCGACTATTCTTTACCATTGCCCGGGCTTACTCCTTCGGCATGAACGTCACCTTTGCCCGGAGCGGCTATCGGTATGGCGGTACCCTCACAAACAACACCAATATTTCCGGCAACCTGGAAAGTATGAATGTCTGGTACAAAACCGTCCCTGACCAAGTGGCGCCGTAA
- the ablA gene encoding lysine 2,3-aminomutase — MTIYTKKQQTIAEKIGKNPGISNWKDWKWQLAHSINDIGTFERLIGVSFTDVEKTSIQETIAKFPLSITPYYLSLIDRANYATDPIFRQSFPSPQELRVTSCDHTDPLDEDADSPAPGITHRYPDRVLFHISNTCSMYCRHCTRKRKVGDRDSIPGREEIAKGLDYIRGTPVVRDVLLSGGDPLMLSDDYLDWILGELRAIPHVQVIRIGSRMPVVLPYRITDRLVSVLKKHHPLWLNTHFNHPREITSSAREALTRLADAGIPLGNQTVLLAGLNDCPMIIKTLVQRLVENRVRPYYLYQCDLSEGLSHFRTPVGKGMEIMESLIGHTSGFAVPTYVIDAPGGGGKIPVMPNYLITLATNKVVLRNYEGVITTYQEPDNYEPVFCDRNCSDCKLELSLEGTEEYAAIGIERLLSDFDDAISLTPEDNDRMKRRNHE, encoded by the coding sequence ATGACCATCTATACGAAAAAACAGCAGACCATAGCAGAAAAAATAGGCAAAAATCCCGGCATATCGAACTGGAAGGATTGGAAGTGGCAGCTTGCCCACTCCATCAATGATATCGGCACCTTCGAGCGGTTGATAGGCGTTTCCTTTACCGATGTGGAGAAAACGAGCATCCAAGAAACTATCGCCAAATTTCCCCTCTCCATCACCCCCTACTACCTGTCGCTGATCGACCGGGCCAATTACGCCACCGACCCGATATTCCGGCAATCGTTCCCGTCGCCCCAGGAGTTGCGGGTTACCTCTTGCGACCATACCGACCCCTTGGACGAGGATGCCGACAGCCCAGCCCCCGGCATCACCCACCGTTACCCGGACCGGGTGTTGTTCCACATCAGTAATACCTGTTCCATGTACTGCCGACACTGCACCCGGAAAAGGAAGGTGGGTGATCGGGACTCCATTCCGGGCCGCGAGGAGATTGCCAAGGGGTTGGACTATATCCGCGGGACCCCGGTAGTGCGCGATGTCCTCCTGTCGGGCGGAGACCCGCTCATGCTCTCCGACGACTATCTGGACTGGATTCTCGGCGAATTGCGCGCCATACCGCATGTCCAGGTGATCCGTATCGGCAGCCGCATGCCGGTGGTTCTTCCCTACCGAATTACCGACCGTCTGGTCAGCGTCCTTAAAAAGCACCACCCCCTTTGGCTCAACACCCATTTCAACCATCCGCGGGAGATCACCTCCTCTGCCAGGGAAGCCCTGACCCGTCTGGCCGACGCCGGCATCCCCCTGGGCAATCAGACCGTACTGCTGGCCGGACTGAATGACTGTCCCATGATCATTAAAACGCTGGTGCAGCGTCTTGTGGAAAATCGGGTCCGCCCCTATTATCTCTACCAGTGCGACCTGTCGGAAGGGCTTTCCCACTTTCGTACCCCGGTAGGAAAGGGGATGGAAATCATGGAAAGCCTCATCGGTCATACCAGCGGCTTTGCCGTCCCGACCTACGTCATCGACGCACCCGGCGGCGGTGGAAAAATCCCGGTCATGCCCAACTACTTGATCACCCTCGCCACAAACAAGGTAGTGCTGCGCAATTATGAGGGTGTAATCACCACCTACCAGGAGCCGGACAACTACGAACCGGTTTTTTGCGACCGAAACTGCTCCGACTGCAAGTTGGAACTCAGCTTGGAGGGAACGGAGGAGTACGCTGCGATCGGCATCGAGCGGCTTCTGTCGGACTTTGACGACGCCATTTCCCTCACCCCGGAGGATAATGACCGAATGAAACGGAGGAACCATGAGTGA
- a CDS encoding tetratricopeptide repeat protein: MKIITKTLSLLALAVATCGFSENTDHCREAGAIVSTLPGLTGIKLAGEEDRVLRLCPDGAPGHVVKGMRFEREGNHERASFEYRQALAGMVWAITPDNYIRQGDAHMLAKEYDKAIRAYQAALPDNPNRPDILQKLANANMAAGRDEQAVELYQQLLGKGDMNSTIHYKLGVLYERQGKLDEAETHYRQAVQIDPKNGDARRHLADIFTLRGNFTQAIREYRELLNEYSDNPLLHFKLARAYWRSKKYREATEEYKETISLAPENAEAHKELATLYQKQGKDAEATDQYRSALQLNKNDVSTRNTLITLYVKQKNYEKLLAIVQEGVELFPDDPNSHFKLGLLYDFRKEFDASIAEYRKALELKKDFAKAMKGLGRVYLEQGNLEQAQEYLEAAKKADPKLFASSGLLDNLRIEQSRVSAIKWQKAHKLKKQSTRHHKKKKGKSIKKKKHGPASKGGKKTKKSASTKKKHRK; this comes from the coding sequence ATGAAGATAATTACCAAAACTCTTTCTCTGCTTGCGCTGGCCGTCGCCACCTGCGGATTTAGCGAAAATACGGACCATTGCCGCGAAGCGGGCGCAATCGTATCCACACTTCCCGGGCTTACGGGGATTAAACTGGCTGGAGAAGAGGACCGGGTGCTGCGACTTTGTCCCGATGGCGCTCCCGGACACGTGGTGAAAGGAATGCGCTTTGAACGTGAGGGAAATCATGAACGAGCCAGTTTCGAATACCGCCAAGCGTTGGCGGGAATGGTCTGGGCCATTACCCCCGACAACTATATCCGGCAGGGTGACGCGCATATGTTGGCCAAGGAATACGACAAGGCCATCAGAGCATATCAAGCAGCACTCCCTGATAACCCCAACCGGCCAGATATCCTGCAAAAGCTGGCAAATGCCAATATGGCCGCAGGACGTGATGAACAGGCCGTCGAGCTCTACCAGCAATTGCTTGGCAAGGGCGACATGAACAGCACCATTCATTATAAGCTCGGCGTGCTGTATGAGCGGCAGGGGAAGTTGGACGAAGCGGAAACGCACTACCGGCAGGCGGTGCAGATAGATCCCAAAAATGGCGATGCGCGGCGACACTTGGCGGATATCTTCACCCTGAGGGGCAATTTCACCCAAGCCATCCGGGAATACCGAGAGCTTCTGAACGAATACAGTGACAACCCGCTGCTGCACTTCAAGCTGGCGCGTGCCTATTGGAGAAGCAAGAAATATCGGGAGGCCACCGAAGAGTATAAGGAGACGATCTCTCTTGCCCCGGAAAATGCCGAAGCGCACAAGGAGTTGGCGACGCTTTACCAGAAGCAGGGAAAGGATGCGGAAGCCACCGACCAGTACCGATCGGCACTCCAGTTGAACAAGAACGACGTCTCAACCCGAAACACCCTGATCACCCTTTACGTGAAGCAGAAGAACTATGAAAAGCTGTTGGCTATTGTACAGGAAGGAGTGGAACTTTTCCCCGACGACCCGAACAGCCACTTCAAGCTGGGATTGTTGTACGACTTCAGAAAAGAATTCGACGCTTCCATAGCCGAGTACCGAAAAGCACTCGAACTCAAAAAAGATTTCGCCAAAGCCATGAAGGGTCTGGGGAGAGTCTACCTGGAGCAAGGCAATCTGGAACAGGCGCAGGAATATCTGGAGGCTGCAAAAAAGGCTGATCCCAAGCTGTTTGCATCAAGCGGGCTGTTGGATAACCTGCGCATTGAACAGTCCAGGGTTTCGGCTATTAAATGGCAAAAGGCCCACAAGCTTAAGAAGCAGAGTACGCGGCATCACAAAAAAAAGAAGGGCAAATCCATAAAGAAAAAGAAGCACGGGCCAGCTTCCAAAGGCGGCAAGAAAACAAAGAAGTCCGCATCTACCAAGAAGAAGCACCGGAAATAA
- a CDS encoding SPFH domain-containing protein — MSQFMEVVEFLDPGGDDMVHRVPEEGSGELKFGAMCIVRDSQAAVFFKDGKGMDVLGPGRHMLSTGNLPILTKMLMLPWGFESIFKAEVYFVNQKVFIGQKWGTRDPVAFKDSELGMVRLRAFGTYTLHITQPLLFVNSLVGTQGVYTTEAITDYLRDVIVSRLNDLLGERLDTILDLPKSYDELAMAIKGRLAGDFGRYGLELQEFYVNSITPPEEVQKMIDQRSQLEALGDMDRFMKFKAAMALGDAAKTEGSGGILAAGVGMGAGAGLGMMLPGMVYKTLTPENGSPESIAARGAVNCPKCHADVPLDGRFCPKCGHQMVVTNRCPACGKDLPAEANFCMVCGLNLKQRPSCPTCNVDLPPGTKFCTGCGEKLA, encoded by the coding sequence ATGTCCCAGTTCATGGAAGTTGTAGAATTTCTCGACCCGGGCGGCGATGATATGGTCCATCGTGTCCCGGAAGAGGGCTCCGGCGAACTGAAGTTCGGCGCCATGTGCATCGTCCGCGACTCCCAGGCTGCGGTGTTCTTCAAGGACGGCAAGGGAATGGACGTGCTCGGCCCCGGCCGCCACATGCTTTCCACCGGAAATCTCCCGATCCTGACCAAGATGTTAATGCTGCCCTGGGGGTTCGAGAGCATCTTCAAGGCCGAGGTCTACTTCGTTAACCAAAAGGTATTTATCGGACAGAAGTGGGGGACACGGGATCCTGTGGCGTTCAAGGATAGTGAACTCGGGATGGTGCGGCTTCGGGCCTTCGGTACCTACACCCTTCATATCACTCAGCCGCTTCTCTTCGTGAACTCCCTGGTGGGGACCCAGGGGGTCTACACCACGGAGGCGATCACCGATTACCTGCGCGACGTGATCGTGTCCCGTCTGAACGATTTATTGGGTGAACGTCTGGATACCATCTTGGACCTGCCCAAGAGTTATGACGAACTGGCCATGGCCATCAAGGGCCGATTGGCGGGGGATTTCGGGCGCTATGGCCTGGAGTTGCAGGAATTCTATGTCAACTCCATCACCCCTCCGGAGGAGGTGCAGAAGATGATCGACCAACGCTCCCAGTTGGAGGCGCTGGGCGACATGGACCGCTTCATGAAGTTCAAGGCGGCGATGGCGCTGGGCGACGCGGCCAAGACGGAAGGTAGCGGCGGGATACTGGCGGCCGGGGTCGGGATGGGCGCCGGTGCAGGCCTGGGCATGATGCTTCCTGGGATGGTCTACAAGACCCTCACCCCGGAGAACGGCTCGCCGGAAAGCATCGCGGCTCGGGGAGCGGTGAACTGCCCCAAGTGCCACGCCGATGTTCCCCTGGACGGCCGATTCTGTCCCAAGTGCGGCCACCAGATGGTGGTCACGAACCGGTGCCCGGCCTGCGGCAAGGATCTGCCGGCCGAGGCCAATTTCTGCATGGTCTGTGGCCTGAACCTGAAGCAGAGGCCGAGCTGTCCCACCTGCAATGTTGACCTGCCGCCGGGTACGAAGTTCTGTACCGGCTGCGGCGAGAAACTGGCCTGA
- a CDS encoding sodium:proton antiporter yields the protein MSLFEITSILMVLTALFSYLNYRILRMPTTIGVMFIALMVSLGIVALGAVGMEIGQKQLALVLETIDFNQALLHGMLSFLLFAGALHIKLDDLASQKWAITVLATAGVIASTFIVGGLTWGVLGLLGIPASFIYCLLFGALISPTDPVAVIGILKTAGVPQSLETKIAGESLFNDGIGVVVFLIILELTAGGGDVTVGRVALLFFEEAIGGALLGLAIGAFAYQLLKRVNNYKVEVIITLALVMGGYALADRIHTSGPIAIVVAGLLIGNHGRTFAMSEVTRARLDEFWELVDEILNALLFMLIGLEVLIMPFTRALLIAGVLAIIITLFARWASVAGAVFFMRPFRSFNTGAVGIMTWGGLRGGISVALALSIPTVPERATIITITYIIVVFSIVIQGMTLGRLVDRIYPDGQG from the coding sequence ATGAGTTTATTTGAAATTACATCCATATTGATGGTGCTGACGGCGCTGTTCAGTTACCTCAATTATCGCATTCTCCGCATGCCGACCACCATCGGGGTGATGTTCATCGCCTTAATGGTCTCACTTGGAATTGTCGCACTCGGTGCTGTCGGCATGGAAATCGGACAAAAACAACTGGCCCTGGTTCTGGAAACCATCGATTTCAATCAGGCGCTGTTGCACGGCATGTTGTCGTTTCTGCTCTTCGCCGGGGCTTTGCATATCAAACTCGATGATCTGGCGAGCCAAAAGTGGGCCATCACCGTGCTGGCAACCGCAGGCGTTATTGCCTCTACCTTTATCGTCGGTGGCCTTACCTGGGGCGTTTTGGGTCTTCTTGGCATCCCTGCGTCGTTCATTTACTGCCTTCTGTTCGGGGCGCTGATCTCTCCGACCGACCCGGTGGCGGTAATCGGTATTCTCAAAACAGCGGGAGTCCCCCAAAGTCTTGAAACTAAAATCGCCGGGGAATCGCTCTTCAACGACGGTATCGGCGTAGTTGTGTTTCTGATCATCCTTGAGCTGACGGCGGGGGGTGGTGATGTTACCGTGGGAAGAGTGGCGCTGCTTTTTTTTGAGGAGGCTATTGGCGGCGCCTTACTGGGGTTGGCGATCGGAGCGTTTGCTTATCAGTTGCTCAAAAGGGTTAACAACTACAAAGTGGAAGTGATCATAACCTTGGCCCTGGTTATGGGTGGTTATGCCCTGGCTGACCGGATTCATACCTCCGGGCCGATTGCTATTGTGGTGGCGGGTCTGCTGATCGGCAACCACGGCCGGACCTTCGCCATGTCGGAAGTTACCCGCGCCCGCCTCGATGAGTTTTGGGAACTGGTCGACGAGATTCTCAATGCCCTGCTCTTCATGCTTATCGGCCTGGAAGTACTGATTATGCCCTTTACGCGGGCGCTGCTCATTGCCGGAGTGCTGGCGATCATTATCACCCTGTTTGCCCGGTGGGCAAGCGTAGCCGGGGCAGTGTTCTTCATGCGGCCATTCAGGTCATTCAATACGGGGGCGGTCGGTATTATGACTTGGGGAGGATTACGCGGAGGAATATCGGTGGCCTTGGCGCTCTCGATTCCTACGGTGCCTGAACGGGCAACCATTATCACCATTACCTACATTATCGTGGTATTCTCCATAGTCATTCAAGGTATGACCTTGGGGAGGCTGGTTGATCGCATCTATCCCGATGGTCAAGGATAG
- a CDS encoding TIGR00341 family protein produces the protein MLRAYLKLMAHNMSTSIDAAVARIEHNAVIKDLTGRADLSGSYLLMIVFSCLVALLGLLTNSVAVVIGAMLISPLMGPIFSAALAFSLGDLQLARKAMKIIIVSILLSVLIAAFFTILSPLKAQTQEIVSRTRPNIYDLLIAVFAGAAGAYALCTRVNYLFVTTGVAVATAVIPPLSVVGYGIGTGQAAIALGGFLLFFTNLVAIVISSVIVFHIFKFRASMVEEARYPVRRRIQILGAVLAFISVPLVYTLVTDVKKVNLTSRVERVLRSKLDRKDHSRMTDFSFQQRGDGLTVAASVNTTRFYNVSTEKRIEGDLKTALKRPVQLDLEQVIVKTGRVEPLNLMPRIPLIAPPPPQAETLATLREKAVNRVKEGCEELRAFVKPYPIVQCGIRFSDQGAPITVVMAIGRDYPFSEEERRWLRVALEKKLGEPLELDLETVPFLPPIGVGEDGKLDEASRKALAVLKQVVENDSEPQIMITAPRSVRQNHALKIRDVAAVKEYLVEVLGIPAAVITHGPDSGSDLRVRVEPVRLPNQRQ, from the coding sequence ATGCTGCGTGCTTATCTGAAGCTGATGGCCCATAACATGTCGACCTCGATCGATGCGGCCGTGGCGCGTATTGAGCATAATGCCGTCATCAAGGATCTGACCGGCCGCGCCGACCTGTCGGGCAGTTACCTGCTGATGATTGTCTTCTCTTGTTTGGTGGCGCTGTTGGGGTTGCTCACCAACAGCGTGGCGGTGGTGATCGGCGCCATGCTGATCTCTCCCCTCATGGGGCCGATTTTTTCGGCGGCCTTGGCTTTCAGTCTGGGAGATCTGCAATTGGCCAGAAAGGCGATGAAAATTATCATCGTCAGTATCCTCCTGTCGGTGTTGATCGCCGCCTTTTTCACGATCCTCTCGCCGCTCAAGGCGCAAACCCAGGAGATCGTTTCCCGAACCCGCCCCAATATCTATGACCTCCTGATTGCAGTATTCGCCGGTGCAGCGGGCGCCTATGCCCTCTGCACCAGGGTGAATTACCTGTTTGTCACCACCGGTGTTGCCGTGGCCACTGCGGTCATTCCCCCTCTCAGTGTGGTCGGATACGGGATCGGCACCGGCCAGGCCGCCATCGCCTTGGGCGGTTTTCTGTTGTTTTTCACAAACCTGGTGGCCATAGTGATCAGTTCTGTCATCGTCTTCCACATATTCAAGTTTCGGGCAAGCATGGTGGAAGAGGCTCGCTACCCGGTCCGCAGACGAATCCAGATTCTGGGAGCCGTGCTGGCGTTCATATCGGTACCGCTCGTCTATACATTAGTAACGGATGTAAAAAAAGTGAACCTCACCAGTCGGGTTGAGCGGGTGCTGAGAAGTAAGCTGGACCGCAAGGATCACTCCCGGATGACCGATTTTTCCTTCCAACAGCGGGGCGATGGATTGACCGTCGCGGCTTCGGTCAACACGACCAGGTTTTATAACGTATCAACGGAAAAGCGGATCGAAGGCGACCTGAAGACGGCACTGAAAAGACCGGTTCAGCTTGACCTGGAACAGGTAATCGTCAAAACCGGTCGTGTGGAACCCCTGAACCTGATGCCGCGTATTCCGCTCATTGCCCCCCCGCCACCACAGGCGGAAACCCTTGCCACCCTCCGGGAAAAGGCCGTCAACCGTGTCAAGGAAGGTTGTGAAGAACTGCGGGCATTCGTCAAGCCGTACCCCATCGTGCAATGTGGCATCCGTTTTTCCGATCAAGGGGCGCCTATCACCGTGGTAATGGCCATTGGGCGGGATTATCCCTTTTCCGAAGAGGAACGACGCTGGCTGAGGGTGGCGTTGGAAAAGAAACTCGGTGAACCGCTGGAATTGGATCTGGAGACGGTCCCGTTCTTGCCTCCCATTGGAGTTGGGGAGGACGGGAAACTGGATGAGGCGAGCCGGAAGGCCCTTGCGGTTCTCAAGCAGGTTGTCGAAAACGACAGTGAGCCGCAAATCATGATTACGGCGCCGCGCAGTGTGCGACAAAACCACGCTCTTAAAATTCGTGATGTCGCGGCCGTCAAGGAGTATCTGGTCGAGGTGCTGGGGATTCCCGCGGCAGTCATCACCCATGGACCGGATAGCGGCTCGGATCTGCGCGTACGGGTCGAACCGGTCCGTTTGCCGAACCAGAGGCAGTAG
- a CDS encoding potassium transporter Kup: MEPSTLATETREERPTRRNITGLALTALGVVYGDIGTSPLYALRECFYGIKPLNASVANVLGVLSLIFWSLMIVISFKYLVLLMRADNRGEGGILALLALLNPWQKKSRRNTLLVGLGLFGAALLYGDGVITPAISVLSAIEGLHLASPAFGHYVIPLTCLVLMLLFYFQKRGTGSVGAVFGPVMVIWFICLAILGLRGIIGEPRVLAAVNPLHAARFFRDNGWHGFMVLGSVFLVVTGGEALYADMGHFGRLPIRWAWFGCVLPALLLNYFGQGALMLGHPAQGVHPFYQLAPPWALYPLILLATLATIIASQAVISGAFSLTRQAVQLDQCPHVRIVQTSSEEIGQVYVPAVNWCLMLTTIALVLGFRSSGNLAAAYGVAVTTTMVITTVLVFFLMRERWHWGLPASVLAALLFLTVDLSFFCANMLKISSGGWFPLTAGVAVFIFMTTWSRGRGILDSHLYHRNVAMEAFLQEIAQSPPYRLPGTAVFMTGRPQGTPPVLIHHLTHNRVLHEQVILLTVITREVPRVSATDRLAVTKLTEGFARVIVYYGFMQSPNIPVALRQCEPYGLITDSETTTFYLGRETPIPTPKVPGMSIWREKLFAFMTRNSQQATAFFNIPPDRVVEIGQQVEI, encoded by the coding sequence ATGGAACCTTCAACGCTCGCAACCGAAACGCGGGAGGAACGTCCAACCAGGCGCAATATAACGGGCCTCGCCCTCACGGCGTTGGGAGTGGTCTACGGCGACATCGGTACCAGCCCACTCTATGCCCTGCGTGAATGTTTTTACGGGATCAAACCCCTCAACGCCAGTGTTGCCAACGTGCTCGGCGTCTTGTCGCTGATTTTCTGGTCCCTGATGATCGTCATCTCGTTCAAGTATCTGGTGCTCTTGATGCGTGCCGACAATCGTGGGGAAGGCGGTATCCTGGCACTCCTGGCCCTACTCAACCCCTGGCAGAAGAAATCGCGGCGCAACACTTTGCTGGTCGGACTGGGGCTCTTCGGCGCGGCCCTGCTCTACGGCGACGGCGTCATCACGCCGGCCATCTCGGTCCTTTCAGCAATCGAGGGACTCCATCTGGCCTCACCAGCCTTCGGGCACTACGTGATACCCCTCACCTGCCTTGTCCTGATGCTGTTGTTTTACTTCCAGAAACGCGGAACCGGCAGTGTGGGGGCGGTCTTCGGGCCGGTCATGGTCATCTGGTTCATCTGCCTTGCGATCCTCGGTTTGCGGGGGATCATCGGCGAGCCCCGGGTGCTGGCCGCCGTCAATCCGCTCCATGCGGCGCGTTTTTTCCGGGACAACGGTTGGCACGGCTTCATGGTGCTCGGTTCGGTATTCCTGGTCGTCACCGGTGGCGAAGCCCTTTACGCGGATATGGGCCACTTTGGACGTCTGCCTATCCGCTGGGCGTGGTTCGGGTGCGTTTTGCCGGCGTTGCTGCTCAACTATTTCGGTCAAGGAGCACTCATGCTGGGACATCCCGCACAGGGTGTTCACCCCTTCTACCAGTTGGCGCCGCCTTGGGCGCTCTATCCGCTCATCCTGCTTGCCACCTTGGCCACTATCATCGCCTCCCAGGCCGTTATTTCCGGTGCTTTTTCCCTTACCCGACAAGCGGTCCAGTTGGACCAGTGCCCCCATGTGCGTATCGTTCAAACCTCCTCGGAGGAGATCGGCCAGGTCTACGTGCCGGCTGTGAACTGGTGCTTGATGTTGACCACCATTGCATTGGTGCTCGGATTCCGTTCCTCCGGCAATCTTGCCGCTGCCTACGGCGTGGCCGTCACGACCACTATGGTCATTACCACGGTGCTGGTCTTTTTTCTGATGCGTGAACGATGGCACTGGGGGCTACCCGCCTCCGTGCTGGCCGCGCTGCTATTCCTCACCGTCGATCTGTCCTTCTTTTGCGCGAACATGCTGAAGATCTCATCCGGGGGCTGGTTCCCGCTGACGGCGGGTGTGGCGGTCTTCATTTTCATGACCACATGGAGCAGGGGGCGGGGGATCCTTGACAGTCACCTTTACCACCGGAATGTGGCGATGGAGGCGTTTCTGCAGGAAATTGCACAGAGCCCCCCCTATCGTTTACCGGGAACGGCGGTATTCATGACCGGCCGTCCGCAAGGCACCCCTCCGGTGCTTATCCACCACCTGACCCATAACCGGGTACTCCACGAACAGGTTATCCTTTTGACCGTTATCACTCGGGAGGTACCACGGGTATCGGCGACTGATCGGTTGGCGGTCACCAAGCTAACCGAAGGATTCGCGCGAGTGATAGTCTACTATGGATTTATGCAGAGTCCCAATATTCCAGTAGCGTTACGTCAATGTGAACCCTATGGCCTGATAACCGACTCCGAGACGACGACATTCTATCTGGGGCGTGAGACGCCCATCCCCACCCCGAAGGTCCCGGGCATGTCCATCTGGCGGGAAAAACTCTTCGCCTTCATGACGCGCAACTCCCAACAGGCAACCGCCTTCTTTAATATCCCCCCGGACCGGGTTGTCGAAATCGGTCAACAGGTGGAGATATGA